A single window of Rhizobium indicum DNA harbors:
- a CDS encoding GntR family transcriptional regulator produces the protein MTGARPGNIPPLDPAAATPFYRQIYDRFRGAIASGLLKPGDRIPSARALTKELGLARGTIEAAYSLLAAEGYIQARGQAGTIVAPDLKPQMPAPSPIPPADSGIAPTSFRPDSIMPFQMGLPALDAFPRKIWARLGARCARAMQPSDMVHPPSPACRRCVLRSPPICRSRAASVVRRLRCSSPQVIAIPSR, from the coding sequence ATGACCGGCGCCAGACCCGGCAATATCCCGCCGCTCGATCCCGCCGCGGCCACGCCGTTTTACCGGCAGATCTACGATCGCTTCCGTGGCGCCATCGCCAGCGGTCTGTTGAAGCCCGGCGATCGGATACCTTCGGCGCGGGCACTGACCAAGGAATTGGGCCTCGCCCGGGGCACCATCGAGGCCGCCTATTCCCTGCTCGCCGCCGAGGGTTATATCCAGGCCCGCGGCCAGGCCGGCACCATCGTCGCGCCGGATCTCAAACCGCAAATGCCGGCTCCAAGCCCGATCCCGCCGGCCGATAGCGGCATCGCGCCGACGAGTTTTCGTCCCGACTCGATCATGCCCTTCCAGATGGGCCTGCCCGCACTCGATGCCTTTCCCCGCAAGATCTGGGCGCGGCTCGGCGCGCGCTGCGCGCGCGCCATGCAGCCATCAGACATGGTTCACCCGCCGTCTCCGGCCTGCCGGCGCTGCGTGCTGAGATCGCCGCCTATCTGCAGGTCTCGCGCGGCATCAGTTGTTCGCCGTCTCAGGTGTTCGTCACCTCAGGTTATCGCCATACCATCGCGCTGA
- a CDS encoding carbohydrate ABC transporter permease, whose product MYPRPIPDAAVWQRRLYVLAVVIVLLLWLCPLFAIILTSFRSTEDVMGGNLWGWPTGIGVIDNYTDVFTQTPMARYFLNSLTITIPSVIGVLVLSTLAGYVLSRYRFPGNMLIFALFVGGNFLPHQIMMIPVRDLMVRLDLIDTTAALIIFHVAFQTGFATLFMRNFIAALPDELFQAARAEGASPFQTLWHVAIPLVRPALAALAILIFTFIWNDYFWAVVLTVSDSVKPVTAGLANLRGEWVSAWNLISAGTIVVAVPPVIMFFLMQRHFIAGLTMGAVKG is encoded by the coding sequence ATGTATCCTCGTCCCATTCCCGATGCCGCCGTCTGGCAGCGCCGTCTCTATGTGCTCGCCGTCGTCATCGTCCTCCTGCTCTGGCTCTGCCCGCTGTTTGCGATCATCCTCACCTCGTTCCGCTCGACTGAGGATGTCATGGGCGGCAATCTGTGGGGATGGCCGACCGGCATCGGCGTCATCGATAATTATACTGATGTCTTCACTCAGACACCGATGGCCCGCTACTTCCTCAACAGCCTGACGATCACCATTCCCTCGGTGATCGGCGTGCTGGTGCTCTCCACGCTCGCCGGCTATGTGCTGTCCCGCTACCGCTTTCCCGGCAACATGCTAATCTTCGCGCTGTTCGTCGGCGGCAACTTCCTGCCGCACCAGATCATGATGATCCCGGTGCGCGACCTGATGGTCCGGCTCGATCTGATCGATACGACGGCAGCGCTGATCATCTTCCATGTGGCCTTCCAGACCGGCTTTGCGACGCTGTTCATGCGCAATTTCATTGCGGCATTGCCCGATGAACTGTTCCAGGCGGCGCGCGCCGAGGGGGCGTCTCCCTTCCAGACGCTATGGCATGTGGCGATCCCGCTGGTGCGGCCGGCGCTTGCCGCACTCGCCATCCTCATCTTCACCTTCATCTGGAACGATTACTTCTGGGCCGTGGTGCTGACCGTCAGCGACAGCGTCAAGCCTGTGACCGCCGGCCTTGCCAATCTTCGCGGTGAGTGGGTCTCGGCCTGGAACCTGATTTCCGCCGGCACCATCGTCGTCGCCGTGCCGCCCGTCATCATGTTCTTCCTGATGCAGCGGCACTTCATCGCCGGCCTGACGATGGGCGCGGTGAAGGGATGA
- a CDS encoding cupin domain-containing protein: protein MATSERPSFVVHWSEIERPDDSHYDDDDELMSIGAPLGRHFGLAKLGIHHERLPPGRRTSFPHAESAEEEFIYVLGGEPDVWLDGHLYRLKQGDAVGFPAGTGIAHSFLNNTQAEVHLLVVGERHKAENRIFYPLHPHRRPLHNDWWDDHPTHALGPHDGMPDLVREAKGRGNSE, encoded by the coding sequence ATGGCAACGTCGGAGCGCCCCTCCTTTGTCGTCCACTGGAGCGAGATCGAACGGCCTGACGACTCGCATTATGACGATGACGACGAGTTGATGAGCATCGGCGCGCCTTTGGGGCGCCATTTCGGCCTGGCGAAATTGGGCATTCATCACGAGCGCTTGCCGCCGGGCCGGCGCACATCCTTTCCGCATGCCGAGAGCGCCGAGGAAGAATTCATCTACGTTCTCGGAGGCGAGCCCGACGTCTGGCTCGACGGCCATCTCTATCGACTGAAACAGGGCGACGCCGTCGGATTTCCCGCCGGCACCGGGATCGCCCATAGTTTCCTCAACAACACGCAAGCCGAGGTGCACCTCCTCGTCGTCGGCGAGCGCCATAAGGCCGAAAACCGGATCTTCTATCCACTCCACCCTCACCGCCGACCACTGCACAATGATTGGTGGGATGACCATCCCACCCATGCCCTTGGTCCGCATGACGGAATGCCGGACCTGGTGCGGGAAGCAAAGGGCCGAGGAAACAGCGAATAG
- a CDS encoding ROK family protein, whose product MKLKGDQTTARAMNRRLILNLLRREGPRSRADIATVIGLSPAAVTFVVADLLEEGIVIEGKTVPGLTGRRPIPVDINYEHALAIGFKLMVDSVECVATDLATNPVAAMRVSLDGHDPDKVADLLAGIVPQLVKLAGRPNAKLAGIGISMPGVINHEQTACVRSYRFKWDNVPLASLVASRVHVPVWLEDDTNAYAIAQQLFGLGRQHRNMAVLAVGVGISCALVIHGKLYRGANGAAGKFGHTLYEENGRLCECGKRGCLMAYHSEISMLRRWREATGREELGLPELTAALASGDAAALALVADSGRGIGTALANLVNITDPEVIVAGGEAVSLGDPFLTPLREALSARTFRTAPPLLPDWEDNSWARGAAALVTQKIFDFESSGGITDIASLASVMTAGSSSAA is encoded by the coding sequence GTGAAGTTAAAAGGCGACCAGACCACGGCGAGAGCCATGAACCGACGCCTCATCCTCAACCTCCTCCGGCGCGAGGGGCCGAGGAGCCGCGCCGACATCGCGACGGTGATTGGTTTAAGTCCTGCCGCCGTCACCTTCGTCGTCGCCGACCTTCTGGAGGAAGGCATCGTCATCGAAGGGAAGACCGTACCCGGCCTCACCGGCCGCCGCCCGATCCCGGTGGATATCAACTACGAGCACGCGCTCGCCATCGGCTTCAAGCTGATGGTCGATTCGGTGGAGTGCGTGGCAACCGACCTTGCCACCAACCCCGTCGCCGCCATGCGGGTAAGCCTCGACGGCCATGACCCGGATAAGGTCGCCGACCTGCTGGCGGGCATCGTTCCCCAACTGGTGAAGCTCGCCGGACGGCCGAACGCGAAGCTCGCCGGCATCGGCATTTCCATGCCCGGCGTTATCAACCACGAACAGACGGCCTGCGTGCGCAGCTACCGATTCAAATGGGACAATGTCCCCCTCGCCTCACTGGTCGCGAGCCGCGTCCATGTGCCGGTCTGGCTGGAGGATGACACTAACGCCTATGCCATCGCCCAGCAGCTCTTCGGGCTCGGCCGCCAGCATCGCAACATGGCGGTTCTCGCCGTCGGCGTCGGCATCAGTTGCGCGCTCGTCATCCACGGCAAGCTCTACCGCGGCGCCAATGGTGCTGCCGGCAAATTCGGCCACACGCTCTATGAGGAGAATGGCCGGCTCTGCGAATGCGGCAAGCGCGGCTGTCTGATGGCCTATCACTCCGAAATCTCGATGCTCCGGCGCTGGCGGGAAGCGACCGGCCGCGAGGAACTGGGACTGCCGGAACTGACGGCTGCGCTCGCATCAGGCGATGCCGCCGCCCTCGCTCTCGTTGCCGATTCCGGCCGCGGCATCGGCACCGCCCTTGCCAATCTCGTCAACATCACCGACCCCGAAGTCATCGTCGCCGGCGGCGAAGCCGTCTCCCTCGGCGATCCTTTCCTGACGCCGCTGCGCGAAGCGCTTTCCGCCCGGACCTTCCGAACCGCCCCGCCCCTCTTGCCCGACTGGGAGGACAATTCCTGGGCCCGGGGTGCCGCCGCTCTGGTCACCCAGAAAATATTCGACTTCGAATCCTCCGGCGGCATCACGGACATTGCCAGCTTGGCGAGTGTCATGACCGCGGGCTCGTCGTCGGCGGCGTAA
- a CDS encoding cupin domain-containing protein has product MKMIQAIALALVLGGAAAAHAEQPIQRTDLIKNDIDVPGHEVVQVRVDIAPGVLAPNHSHPGEEVAFVIEGTLEYQLEGREPVTLKAGESLFIPSGVVHSAKNVGSGKASELATYIVRKGAPLVVPAK; this is encoded by the coding sequence ATGAAAATGATCCAGGCTATCGCGCTTGCCCTCGTTCTCGGCGGCGCAGCTGCAGCACACGCAGAACAGCCGATACAGCGCACCGATCTCATCAAGAACGATATCGACGTGCCCGGCCACGAGGTCGTTCAGGTCCGCGTCGATATCGCCCCGGGCGTTCTCGCGCCGAACCACTCGCATCCCGGCGAGGAAGTCGCCTTCGTCATCGAAGGGACGCTGGAATACCAGCTCGAAGGCAGAGAGCCGGTGACCCTGAAGGCCGGAGAATCCCTGTTCATACCCTCCGGCGTCGTTCACTCGGCAAAGAACGTCGGCAGCGGCAAGGCGTCGGAATTGGCAACCTACATCGTCCGCAAAGGGGCGCCGCTCGTCGTGCCCGCCAAGTGA
- a CDS encoding carbohydrate ABC transporter permease, producing the protein MLMLWRRQRWWLTPTLLIAPAIVLFFTVILLSAVRSLWISLHDWDGFGPMVWIGFGNYVELYNDPQFYVSLKNNLIWLVMFMAAPPLGLAIALLVNQKIRGMRFLKSLFFIPLVLASVTVGVVFTWVYTPEFGLLALIFRAFGATAPAVLSDEHFVTFAIVIAALWPQITFCMVLYLAGLNNLSEELIGAGRVDGARGWNMLWHIVLPQLTQVTFIAIAVTVVGALRSFDMVSVMTNGGPFGSSSVLAYQMFEQSIFSYRFGYGAAIASVLFVIMAVFIVWYLSRIIHTEERGG; encoded by the coding sequence ATGTTGATGTTATGGCGCCGCCAGCGTTGGTGGCTCACCCCGACTTTGCTCATCGCGCCCGCGATCGTGCTGTTCTTCACGGTCATCCTGCTGTCGGCGGTCAGGAGCCTGTGGATCAGCCTGCACGACTGGGATGGCTTCGGCCCAATGGTGTGGATCGGCTTCGGCAATTACGTCGAGCTTTATAACGATCCGCAATTCTACGTGTCGCTGAAGAACAACCTGATCTGGCTGGTGATGTTCATGGCGGCACCACCTCTCGGGCTCGCCATCGCGCTGCTGGTCAACCAGAAAATCCGCGGCATGCGCTTCCTGAAGTCGCTGTTCTTCATTCCGCTGGTGCTCGCCTCGGTGACGGTCGGCGTCGTTTTCACCTGGGTCTATACGCCGGAGTTCGGGTTGCTCGCGCTGATCTTCAGGGCGTTCGGGGCGACGGCGCCGGCGGTTCTCTCCGACGAGCATTTCGTCACTTTCGCCATCGTGATTGCAGCACTCTGGCCGCAGATCACCTTCTGCATGGTGCTCTATCTCGCCGGTCTCAACAATTTGAGCGAAGAGCTGATCGGGGCAGGGCGCGTCGACGGGGCAAGGGGCTGGAACATGTTGTGGCACATCGTGCTGCCGCAGCTGACCCAGGTTACCTTCATCGCCATTGCCGTCACCGTCGTCGGGGCGCTTCGCTCCTTCGACATGGTGTCGGTGATGACGAACGGCGGCCCGTTCGGTTCGTCCTCGGTTCTCGCCTACCAGATGTTCGAGCAGTCGATCTTCTCCTACCGCTTCGGTTACGGCGCGGCGATCGCCTCGGTGCTGTTCGTGATCATGGCCGTCTTCATCGTCTGGTATCTCAGCCGCATCATCCATACCGAAGAAAGGGGAGGCTGA
- a CDS encoding PLP-dependent aminotransferase family protein, whose product MPALRAEIAAYLQVSRGISCSPSQVFVTSGYRHTIALIGHSLLKPGDRVWLENPGYPPTRELFRHMQIASVPVAVDRDGLVVSDGIRLAPRARAAVVTPAHQSPLCVSLSLPRRQALLDWAAGNDAWIIEDDYDGEYRYVSRPLPALKSLDRDGRVLYAGTFSKVLFPSLRLAYLVVPEAEVARFEEMTEALAAGSPELTQAIVTAFITEGHFARHIQRMRRLYAERREMTAAGLESVLAGHMQIDSQPGGMHLILRLLGRQSDREFVARMRKEGLYAEALTDWMIEGDAAPALLLNFTNIDSQRTAETLARRMSKLL is encoded by the coding sequence CTGCCGGCGCTGCGTGCTGAGATCGCCGCCTATCTGCAGGTCTCGCGCGGCATCAGTTGTTCGCCGTCTCAGGTGTTCGTCACCTCAGGTTATCGCCATACCATCGCGCTGATCGGGCATTCCTTGCTGAAGCCGGGCGATCGCGTCTGGCTTGAAAACCCGGGATATCCGCCGACGCGGGAGCTGTTCCGGCATATGCAGATCGCGAGCGTTCCCGTGGCGGTCGATCGCGATGGTTTGGTCGTCTCCGACGGTATCAGGCTGGCGCCCCGCGCACGCGCGGCGGTGGTGACACCCGCGCATCAGAGCCCGCTTTGCGTGTCGCTCTCCCTGCCCCGACGTCAGGCGCTGCTCGACTGGGCTGCCGGCAACGACGCTTGGATCATCGAGGACGATTACGACGGCGAATATCGCTATGTCAGCCGTCCCCTTCCGGCCTTGAAGAGCCTCGATCGCGATGGACGGGTGCTCTATGCCGGTACCTTCAGCAAGGTGCTGTTTCCGAGCCTCCGGCTTGCCTATCTCGTCGTGCCGGAAGCTGAGGTGGCGCGGTTCGAGGAGATGACCGAGGCGCTGGCCGCCGGCAGTCCTGAGCTGACGCAGGCAATCGTCACCGCCTTCATCACGGAGGGTCATTTCGCCAGGCACATCCAACGTATGCGCAGGCTCTATGCCGAGCGCCGCGAGATGACGGCAGCAGGCCTGGAAAGCGTGCTCGCCGGCCATATGCAGATCGATTCCCAGCCCGGCGGCATGCACCTGATCCTGCGGCTGTTAGGCCGGCAGTCGGACCGGGAGTTCGTGGCACGCATGCGCAAGGAAGGCCTCTATGCGGAGGCACTGACTGACTGGATGATCGAGGGTGACGCCGCCCCGGCCCTGCTTCTCAACTTCACCAATATCGACTCTCAGCGCACAGCCGAAACGCTCGCAAGGCGGATGTCGAAACTGCTTTGA
- a CDS encoding carboxymuconolactone decarboxylase family protein: MSKRIDYAKASPEGYRAFGGVYVAIQKSVLPKELVDLVYLRVSEINGCAFCIDMHSRDLLKSGLTVEKLVLVAVWRDAGNLFSPRERAALAWAETVTRVAETGIPDADYAAAAAEFDDKELADLTYAIGLMNAFNRFGIAFRSTPAAVAKA, translated from the coding sequence ATGAGCAAACGCATCGACTACGCAAAGGCTTCTCCCGAGGGATACCGGGCTTTTGGCGGCGTCTACGTCGCCATCCAGAAAAGCGTCCTGCCGAAGGAGCTGGTCGATCTCGTCTATCTCAGGGTGTCTGAGATCAACGGCTGCGCCTTCTGCATCGACATGCACTCCCGCGATCTGCTGAAATCAGGCCTGACGGTGGAGAAGCTGGTATTGGTCGCGGTCTGGCGCGATGCCGGCAACCTGTTCAGCCCCCGCGAACGCGCAGCCCTTGCCTGGGCGGAAACGGTCACGCGCGTCGCCGAAACCGGTATTCCCGATGCCGATTACGCCGCTGCTGCTGCCGAATTCGACGACAAGGAACTTGCCGATCTCACCTATGCGATCGGCCTGATGAACGCCTTCAACCGCTTCGGCATCGCCTTCCGCTCGACGCCGGCGGCCGTCGCCAAGGCTTGA
- a CDS encoding ABC transporter ATP-binding protein → MTSLELRQINKNYGAYHALRGIDLSVAQGEFIVMVGPSGCGKSTLLKTIAGLEEISSGQILINGRDVSKQEPGDRGIAMVFQSYALYPHMTVAENMGFGLRMAKRPKAEIEAAVARAAKILRITDQLGKRPKQLSGGQRQRVAIGRAITRSPDVFLFDEPLSNLDAALRTQMRVELSSLHAELGATMVYVTHDQVEAMTMASRIVVLNQGVIEQVGSPLELYRNPDNLFVAGFLGAPRMNFLGVTVDDVSGRNVTVSAPGLVPVTVELAEATVLQRGASLTLGVRPENISMVADGGEGGAIHGQIRLVEHLGRETILYVDAGNLKTIASESGTGNITVQLSYVAPFAAEQNVALKLDARELYLFSSDGGRTISARKTILDR, encoded by the coding sequence ATGACCAGTCTCGAACTCCGACAGATCAACAAGAATTACGGCGCCTATCACGCGCTGCGCGGCATCGATCTTTCCGTAGCGCAAGGCGAGTTCATCGTCATGGTCGGCCCCTCCGGCTGCGGCAAGTCCACGCTTTTGAAGACGATCGCCGGCCTGGAGGAGATCTCCTCCGGCCAGATCCTGATCAACGGCCGCGACGTCAGCAAACAGGAGCCGGGGGATCGCGGCATCGCCATGGTCTTCCAGTCCTACGCGCTCTATCCGCATATGACGGTGGCGGAGAACATGGGCTTCGGTTTGCGCATGGCCAAGCGCCCGAAGGCCGAGATCGAGGCGGCGGTGGCGCGCGCAGCCAAGATCCTGAGGATCACCGACCAGCTGGGGAAACGGCCGAAGCAGCTTTCCGGCGGGCAGCGGCAGCGCGTGGCGATCGGCCGGGCCATCACCCGTTCGCCCGACGTTTTCCTCTTCGACGAACCGCTGTCGAACCTCGATGCGGCACTTCGAACCCAGATGCGTGTCGAACTCAGCAGCCTGCACGCCGAGCTCGGCGCCACCATGGTCTATGTCACCCACGACCAGGTGGAGGCAATGACCATGGCAAGCCGGATCGTCGTCTTGAACCAGGGGGTGATCGAGCAGGTCGGCTCGCCGCTCGAACTCTACCGCAACCCTGACAACCTCTTCGTCGCGGGCTTTCTCGGCGCCCCGCGGATGAACTTCCTCGGCGTTACCGTCGACGACGTGTCCGGCCGCAATGTCACGGTCTCCGCACCTGGCCTCGTGCCGGTGACGGTGGAACTGGCGGAGGCGACGGTGCTGCAGAGGGGCGCCAGCCTGACGCTCGGTGTCCGGCCGGAGAACATATCGATGGTCGCCGATGGCGGCGAGGGCGGGGCGATCCACGGCCAGATCAGGCTCGTCGAGCATCTCGGCCGCGAAACCATCCTCTATGTCGACGCCGGCAATCTCAAGACCATCGCCTCGGAGAGCGGCACCGGCAATATCACGGTGCAGCTCAGTTACGTGGCGCCCTTTGCCGCCGAGCAGAACGTGGCGCTGAAGCTCGACGCCCGGGAACTCTATCTCTTTTCATCCGATGGCGGACGCACGATCAGTGCCCGCAAAACCATCCTCGACAGATAA
- a CDS encoding FMN-dependent NADH-azoreductase has translation MKTILHVSCSPRGQAAESYRLSQAIIGFLLQREPGAIVVERVIGNGTIAHVDAAYAISQASAADVSREGSMAQSEELVRELEAADFVVIGTPMHNLTVPSALKAWIDHVVRARRTFTVGAAGKVGTLRDRPVFIAISSGGRFSGERARQPDFLTPYLKAILATIGLHDLTFFSVQGTGAGPDATAETRIGTHRALEEHFSSPRAHLQLGIG, from the coding sequence ATGAAGACAATCCTGCATGTGAGCTGCAGCCCGCGCGGGCAGGCGGCCGAGAGCTACAGGCTCTCCCAAGCGATTATCGGCTTTCTCCTGCAGAGGGAGCCGGGGGCGATCGTCGTAGAGAGGGTGATTGGCAATGGCACGATCGCCCATGTCGATGCGGCCTATGCGATCTCCCAGGCTTCTGCGGCGGACGTCTCCCGTGAGGGCTCGATGGCCCAGTCCGAGGAACTGGTCCGCGAGCTGGAGGCTGCGGACTTCGTCGTCATCGGAACGCCGATGCACAATCTGACCGTACCCTCGGCGCTGAAGGCCTGGATCGATCATGTCGTGCGGGCGCGGCGGACCTTCACGGTCGGCGCGGCCGGAAAAGTAGGCACGCTACGCGACCGCCCCGTCTTCATCGCCATCTCCTCGGGCGGGCGGTTTTCCGGGGAGCGCGCCCGCCAGCCGGATTTCCTGACGCCTTATCTGAAAGCCATCCTCGCCACGATCGGGCTGCACGACCTGACCTTCTTCTCCGTGCAGGGGACAGGCGCCGGCCCCGATGCCACAGCGGAAACCAGGATCGGCACACATCGGGCGCTGGAGGAGCATTTCTCTTCGCCCCGCGCTCATCTCCAGCTTGGAATCGGATAG
- a CDS encoding ABC transporter substrate-binding protein: MTFLKQFPSTTRRRFLKGAGLVSAAAVTGSFPIPAIAQAQEVTMISAENNGAALDALKAIAAGFSKEAGVNVVINNMDHEAHKTAIRNYLVAGAPDICSWFSGNRMRAFVKRGLFDDISDLFEKEKYKDVLGATAGAVTDDGKQYGLPTGGTLWGMFYRKDVFEQHGLTVPKTAEEFMAYGDKCKAAGITPVAIGTKELWPAAGWFDQMNLRINGLDKHMALMNGEMSYLDPALTAVFDQWEAMISKGFFTENHTSFGWQEAAALLAQKKAGMMNLGAFLRSAFTAEDLPQLSYATFPVLDAKVGHYEEFSVNSIHIPAKAKNKQGAREFLAYFYKPENLAAYLEPGGNVPPRHDLPPSKDPLVNVAVETMKTVQGTSQYYDRDSDPDMAQAGLVGFQEFMAKPDRRKAILTRLEGTRKRIYKI, encoded by the coding sequence ATGACATTTTTGAAGCAATTTCCGTCGACCACCCGCAGGCGCTTCCTGAAGGGCGCGGGGCTGGTTTCCGCCGCAGCGGTCACCGGCAGCTTTCCGATCCCGGCGATCGCGCAGGCCCAGGAGGTCACGATGATCTCGGCCGAAAACAATGGCGCTGCGCTCGACGCGCTGAAGGCGATCGCCGCGGGCTTCAGCAAGGAAGCCGGCGTCAACGTCGTCATCAACAATATGGATCACGAGGCCCACAAGACGGCCATTCGCAACTATCTCGTCGCCGGCGCGCCTGACATTTGCTCCTGGTTTTCGGGCAACCGCATGCGCGCCTTCGTCAAGCGCGGCCTGTTCGACGACATCTCCGACCTTTTCGAGAAAGAGAAATATAAGGACGTGCTCGGCGCGACGGCAGGGGCCGTCACCGACGATGGCAAGCAATACGGCCTTCCCACCGGCGGCACGCTCTGGGGCATGTTCTACCGCAAGGATGTGTTCGAGCAGCATGGTCTGACCGTGCCGAAGACGGCCGAAGAGTTCATGGCCTATGGCGACAAGTGCAAGGCCGCGGGCATCACGCCGGTCGCGATCGGCACCAAGGAATTGTGGCCGGCGGCCGGCTGGTTCGACCAGATGAACCTTCGCATCAACGGCCTCGACAAGCATATGGCGCTGATGAACGGCGAGATGAGCTATCTCGATCCCGCGCTGACGGCGGTTTTCGATCAGTGGGAGGCGATGATTTCGAAGGGGTTCTTCACGGAGAACCATACGTCCTTCGGCTGGCAGGAGGCCGCTGCGCTCTTGGCGCAGAAGAAGGCCGGCATGATGAACCTCGGCGCTTTCCTGCGCTCGGCTTTCACCGCCGAAGATCTGCCACAGCTCTCCTATGCGACTTTCCCGGTGCTCGACGCCAAGGTCGGCCACTACGAGGAATTCTCGGTCAACTCGATCCACATTCCCGCCAAGGCCAAGAACAAGCAGGGCGCGCGCGAATTCCTCGCTTATTTCTACAAGCCCGAGAATCTGGCGGCCTATCTGGAGCCGGGCGGCAACGTGCCGCCGCGCCACGACCTGCCGCCAAGCAAGGACCCCCTCGTCAACGTCGCTGTCGAGACGATGAAGACGGTGCAGGGCACGTCGCAATATTACGACCGCGACAGCGACCCCGACATGGCGCAGGCGGGTCTTGTCGGCTTCCAGGAGTTCATGGCCAAGCCCGACCGGCGGAAGGCCATCCTGACGCGCCTCGAAGGCACACGCAAGCGCATCTACAAAATCTAG
- a CDS encoding TIGR00730 family Rossman fold protein — MTIRSIKSVAVFCGSNIGASEAFADGARALGRALGEAGITIVYGGTVKGLMGVVADAALAAGGSVHGVITQSLHQRGQSHAGLTRHEIVETLRSRKERMVALSDAFIALPGGIGTIEELMEVWTMNQLSEIDKPVGLQNSAGFFDAFLGFIDHMVETKFLPAAHRQSISVDTDASALIDKLRSYARVEVPKWL, encoded by the coding sequence ATGACGATACGTTCAATCAAGTCCGTCGCCGTGTTCTGCGGCTCCAATATCGGCGCTTCGGAGGCCTTTGCCGACGGGGCCCGAGCCCTCGGCCGGGCGCTAGGGGAGGCGGGGATAACCATCGTCTATGGCGGAACGGTCAAGGGCCTGATGGGCGTCGTCGCCGACGCCGCCCTTGCGGCCGGCGGCAGCGTCCACGGCGTGATTACGCAAAGCCTGCATCAGCGCGGCCAATCGCATGCCGGCCTGACCAGGCATGAAATCGTCGAAACGCTGCGCAGCCGCAAGGAACGCATGGTCGCGCTTTCCGATGCCTTCATCGCGCTGCCGGGCGGCATCGGCACGATCGAGGAACTGATGGAGGTCTGGACCATGAACCAGCTCTCGGAGATCGACAAACCCGTGGGTCTCCAGAACTCCGCCGGTTTCTTCGACGCCTTCCTCGGCTTCATCGACCATATGGTCGAGACGAAGTTCCTGCCGGCCGCACACAGGCAATCGATCTCTGTCGACACGGATGCGAGCGCCCTGATCGACAAGCTGCGCAGCTATGCGCGCGTCGAGGTGCCGAAATGGCTATAG
- a CDS encoding phosphotransferase family protein: MTEIGRLLGSGKEAEVFEYGALALKLYRRAASKASSFREAANLSILERLALPAPKVHAVGEFDGRWGVLMDRAPSSCFANQFVSTAGRAPLEDMAQLHRSIHEKPGDGLPSLMARLSARIRRAEGLDAASRKRLLLELDSLPDGDRVCHGDFHPWNIHGSGQGFMIVDWLDASCGNPLADVCRTYVLLHHAMPDRAMGYVEAYASATGSEVSSILAWIPTIAAARLTEGVANENAELLRLAGLSP; this comes from the coding sequence ATGACCGAAATCGGTCGGCTCCTTGGTTCGGGTAAAGAAGCCGAGGTCTTCGAATATGGCGCGTTGGCGCTCAAGCTGTACAGGCGAGCCGCCTCCAAAGCGTCGTCATTCAGGGAGGCTGCGAACCTGTCGATCCTTGAGAGGCTCGCGCTGCCGGCGCCAAAGGTTCACGCGGTCGGTGAATTCGATGGGCGCTGGGGCGTGTTGATGGATCGCGCGCCCAGCTCCTGTTTTGCCAACCAATTCGTCTCGACGGCAGGAAGAGCGCCGCTTGAAGACATGGCGCAGTTGCATCGAAGCATTCACGAAAAACCCGGCGACGGGTTGCCGTCTCTCATGGCCAGGCTTTCCGCCAGGATCCGGCGAGCCGAGGGGCTGGATGCTGCGTCCAGAAAGCGGCTTCTGTTGGAACTCGATTCCCTTCCGGATGGCGACAGGGTGTGCCACGGCGATTTTCACCCATGGAATATTCACGGCTCGGGGCAGGGGTTCATGATCGTCGACTGGCTCGACGCCAGCTGTGGCAATCCTCTGGCCGATGTCTGCCGAACATACGTCCTGTTGCACCATGCGATGCCGGACCGGGCGATGGGCTATGTCGAAGCTTACGCTTCGGCCACCGGATCGGAGGTCAGCAGCATTCTGGCCTGGATTCCCACGATTGCCGCCGCCCGGCTGACCGAAGGCGTTGCAAACGAAAATGCCGAGCTGCTGCGGTTGGCTGGCCTGAGCCCATAA